Sequence from the Microplitis demolitor isolate Queensland-Clemson2020A chromosome 2, iyMicDemo2.1a, whole genome shotgun sequence genome:
CACGTTCAATCAGGGAACTCGAACGGCCGCCGTGTCACGGGGTCATCTACCAGGCGAGGGAAACTAGGTCACGTCAGATTCTATTTGGGACAGGGTGCTTTTATGGCCCACATTAACTTGTTTCTTCTGTCAATCACACACTTTTACACACACCCATGCCTCAAATTACACACCACTAAATTTCATAACTgcccttatttattttaccgacaaagaaaaactaaataaaataaaacaataatgataataattaaaaaattcaataatagtaaattttttatcacattttTACCTCTCTTGCCATTACGTCATATCCCAGCAGGTCTCGGGACCGTCCCACTTGGCActtattaaaaagtgaatgCGGCACGACGTCGCATTATTGTGCGTCTCTTGTCTCTTGACCCCAGCAATATCGGTGGCAATCGGTATCGATGATCAAGTCCTAGAGTTTATACAGCAACAAACCATCAACGCTCTTGAAGAATTAATTGGCCAGTATAATTTCTGTTGACCCACCAGAGAATGCCGTATTACCTACGACGTAAACTTCCAAGAAGATGACCAACTTCACTCAGCATCCTGTCTATCATTAGCAGGCTCCAATAAATATTGCGATGACTTGTCCTGCATGGGGCTGCTGTCACACCTCGATACCTCTGGATCctcacttatttatttaataaaagattcAGCGTTATAGCTTGACAGTATACCAAGTGTTCCACTCGCTACAACACGGAACACGGCGCACCTTGGTCCATATAAACTTGGCCTCCTATGCGACACCCcaaccaccaccaccaccagcaCCAGCACCACCAGTAGCCAGCCAGTACTACGACCTGGCTCCGTCGACGGACGCGCGTCGTCTGCGCGACCGTTCGACGCCAGCACCACCGACGACAGTCAACCCCGACACAGACGCCACCACACGAGCTATTGAAACAGAAAGATTGGATGGACCGACGCCCCAACGGTCAGGAGACACACGAGGACCAGACAACACCCTTGATGGATACTCTGGTTCTACGTCCTTTCAACTGACATCCTTCTACTTATTTTCCCAATCTCGAGTGCTCCAATTACCAAATCACTCACTCAACTTCCAACTCGTCTCTAAATCTGTTCCGGCTATGACTTACTCTGACACTGGCTCCAGCTTCCAGTGACGTCTTCCCCAACCCGTTGGCTCCGAAACGTtctaacgaaaaaaaaaaaaaaaaaacaaaaaattattaaaatttttaagtatttaataacaaatcaCTTGAAAATAAGTATCGAAAATTGTTACCCAGTTTCTTAAATGGTCGTATCTTAGACGTCTTCTCTTCAGAAGCCAAAGAACAGCTCACGTTCTTACTGCGGCGAATCCGCAGAATTTCCGTAGATCGATCCTACCGGGAGCGCACACCGTGTCACACAATTTACCGTTTACCTACAATACAACCATACTACTCTCTTTTTATATAGATACTAACAGATGATGAGGGTGAGGGAATATGTGTTATGTATATTGTCTCACTTTGTTGAGTTAAATAACAGATAATACCTTCTCCGTTGGCTCTCTGAGCAGATGGGAAAAACAAATTACCAGAGCACAAACTTCCAAGAGAGACCGCCTGTACAGAGATGAATCTCACGGCATTAATATACTGACACAACACTCGCGCCTCCGTTTGATAACAAACCAGATCCTGTGTTAAGGTTCATGCTCTATTCACTTCCTGATAACAGAATTCGAATCCGCCGCTGTCATTCGTGGAAATTATAAGTGCGCGAAAATATGGCGACTTgtgactgattttttttttgtaaaataaaatgaggagaaaaaaaaattcaggcaTTGATATGAaaacaaatttgaataaaaaaaaaaatttaagtttcttTGCTgcctgaattattttaatttttgaaaatttaatggactatttttaaattatttatttatttacaaatatttcaaacttttacgcggtaaaaattaaaaaaaatcatgatattaaaattaatcaaagtcgaataatttttgaattttttttaaaaccataaattaaaaaaaaaaaatttcaaaaaaatgcgcctgtagttttttaaattttctacatgggcatatttttagttttttttattttattaattaaattgttgaaaaaaatatctgaaatggcgaaaatattcaactttacacttttccatttaaaaattaaaatttgaaaattttctgtacgagaaataatttttaataggcCGCCTAGTGACCATACTAgccactaaaaataaataccaatacagaaaataattttactaattttaaataaaagcgCGGGAATATTTGAAATAGAGATGGCGCTCTTTTCAAATCAACGCGCGCAAATGGCGTCCGGGTTTCAAAACATAACCTGCAAATTACATTTCTATTGTTTGTGCAGTCAtcagtaattttcaaaaataattaaagtaactataaataaattaaaaaaaaaaaaaaaatagtaaagtgTATTAAAGAATGGGTAAAAAACGCAGTATACAAAACGTATCAgcaaaaagtattaaaatagaAGTTAAAGATGAGATAAgtgagtttattattttatttaattatttatttattgtaattataaaatataagtaattttgttaaataataaattaaataaattagatgaTAATGAAGTATTGGTTGCACGTGATCGTCTAAAAGGAGCCTTACGAGAACTGCTACGCAATAGCGACGAAGGATCATCAGCAGAGTCCGCAGACGAGGTTCCACCACCAGAAATGAAGCCGACACCAGTTAAAAAGTtggtataattattatttttaattatatattactgtcaataatttgattatcattccgattgaaatatcaagtctcagaaaataaaatgttttaattttttattttacagatcGAAACCTCCACCAACACGCAAAATAAAAAGACGCAAGCAATTGCCTGCTGATCAGTTATTCCACCACACATATGTCATGAAATTATTTGACAGGAGTGTAGATTTAGCGCAATTTCGCGAAGACACTCCGCTGTATCCAATTTGTCGTGCCTGGTTGGCAAATCAACCGCGAAATCCAAACCTAGTACCAAAAGTCAGGACTCCTAGTCCTGAAATAGTCGACGAGCTTCACACAGATCATAATCTTGAGGATTCAAATGGTGAATTAAGGGATGTTTTCAATTTGCCTTTACCTAAACCTGCTGAAGAAGCTTTCCCGAGGAATCGGATCCCGTCGCCAACTCCGCAGCCCAAAGAAAAACTTGAtcttaattatgtaattagaTCATTAATAGTATTATGTATTAGATCATTAATAgtctacatttatttatttatttattgatttttattcagGAAGGAAAAACTTTGAAGTCTAAAGAAACTTTGATGAAAAGTCATCGGTTGCATTGGAATTCGGTCAGACGTAAATGGCACCAACAGGcacagaaaaatgaaaaacgtTTTCAAAAAAGTGCTAATATACTggaaactatttttaaaaggttcagtattcattttattggttaacatttttgaatatttattactttaaattaattagtattaattactgggaactaattatttactttttgtgCCAACCgatgttttgaatatttttttatgaatataatttttttttcagggcTCAGTCAGAGTTTGAGTAATTGAAGGACAACTTGAAAATTCGTTAATGTAATTgacgatttataaataaatttttgtgactacaaataaacaaatgtaacaattaaataaattttataagtaaattaattatcaaacaggaattttttttttcattcattcacatgcgtatttttttttaatatttaaaaaattttttatattctgctgcccttttattttatcgtatgatttttaatttttctccaatatcttataatttatttttcaaatatttgaatttaccgcgcaagtaatgagaataattaataaattattaataaaaataaaaaatttcaaataaacttCGACTAATTAATGTCATTACTgacatatatacatttcaaTAAcactattcaatttttaaattttgcgcCAAGATGGCGCTACTACGCATCACGGTAGTCGTTAAAATTTGCTAAAGTGGGGGGAGGAAGAATGAATTGCAAAATCGATTACTTTGTATCAACTGGCGGCCCaatagcggcagtcagtatcatcggGAATGGCAGCAGTAGTCGAGATCTTTCTTTACGTTTGAAATGGAACCCAGTATTCTGGCGTCGTGTAAATTGTgcagtgtttgtaaaatttatttattaatttaaattgtgcaaagtATTTGTGGTGTAGTGAAGTGTTCAGTGCTTGTGTAGTGttgagtgttcagtgctagtgtgatgtgttgctgatggctgatgctgataTCTTCCCAGTTCCTGAACCAattcatctggcatcgtctggtgggaaatagcagttaagtgatgtttttttagctgaaatacacttggagcaatttaaatcaaatctccaagtgtataaGGATACCCTTCTGCATAGTATTTctccaccaaggtttgttcaaacactcaagtgttttttttttaatattacaatatttttgtgtcattttctgccgccattttattttgtcatacgatttttaatttttctccaatttctaataatttattcttcaattatttaaattcatcatgCAAgtcataagaataattaatgaattattgataaaaataaaaaatttcgagcatattttttagtcgaattaataaaattattaaatttaaatttttaaatttcgcgccaagatgGCGCCACTGCGCGACGCAGTATTCGACGTTCAAATGTTTGCTAAAGTGGGGGAGGTCGAATGATTGCAAAATCGATTGCTTGGTATCAACTGACGGTTTGATAGCGACAGCCAGTATAATCGAAAACGGCAGTTGTAGTCGAAATCTTTCTTTACGTTCGAATTGAAGCACAGTATTGCAGAGGTATCGCGTAATtatatttcaagttttttgctcatagtttaattaaattgtgcagtgtttgtaaaatttaaattgtgtaaaGTGTCTACAGTGTAGTTGTTGAGAGTTCAGTGGAAGTGTTAAGTGTTAagtgttcagtgctagtgtaaagtgttgtgaattgctgatgctgataccTTCCAAGTTCTTGATCAAactcatctggcatcgtctggtgaggaaatagcagttaagtgacgtttttttagctgaaatacacttggagcaatttcaattaaatctccaagtgtattaggacacccttctgcatattatttccccaccaaggtttgttcaagcACTCAAgtgtttctttttattttttaaatatttttctaagatattttaccgccattttattttgacgtacgatttttagtttccttggatttcaaataatttaatttctaaatattgaaatttactacgtaagtaataaaaataattaataaaaatgcataATCAACTCAGCAACTCGCGGCGCATTTCGGAATGTGcccaaaaatttcaaattaaaagatttttttcatatttataaaaactaaaaaattcgttttaaaaataattacttacttaaaaattcacaatttttaCGCGCACATTCCAACTTCTCTCTCTTCGCTCatctaaactaaaaaaaataacttgaaaatGAATCAGGGTAAAATAAACagacttttattttcaaataaagaattatttaatgagtGATTTACGTCAATTACATTGACAATTAGCGGTAACTTACacattagtttttatttactttcaatCAATTAGAATTCACGCGACACCATTATCGATATTCACCTtccaaattatttatcaataataataataatacttattatcattatcatgaATCCGTGAGCTACTCGCATCACTcccatataaaatatttaatttaagaaattaataaaatcttcaATTCGTTCATACCTAAGCTACATTctgatacttttatttaaattatctattatataagatgttaatttatttattatttattaacttttatatttgCTAATcgcagtataaaattttaattatcggCAGCCATTTTATCCAGACGCTTATTAAAAGCATCGTAatcaaaagattatttttttttacttaaacatattaattatcaatcatttttttatttttttttttttttcctttaaggAAGATCTCAATACCATAATAGTTTGGCCtccttattaataaaaatccagTATTATAAATTCCTAagtaaaaacttaaattatttatcagtaaGCGAAAGTTCAAGCACCTGACGAAAAGTTTCTTCTTCGAGCAGTCGTCTCTGTTCGTCTTCTAACTGCTGCTGTTCTGAAAGTCTCATCGCTATTTTCAATTGATCAGCAGTTGGATCTTCAATGAGTTCATTATTCCCAATCTCATGCCCGTCTATAATATTTGACCTAGAACTTGTCCTCCCGTTTTCGCCAAGAGATTCCGCAGTCTCTTGGTAGAGCTCCAAACTCTCCTGGATTgctctaaaaatatataagtaaatatatagatcACTTCCTGTGAGTAACTAAAATCAATCATGGAATTttcgttggaaaaaaaattaattaaaaaagaaaaaaaaaaaattagaacagACCCACCTGACTGATGATTAAATTGAAACCATgcaaaacaattaaacaattaaataaagcatgcagtaaataaatatatcatttatataaatacctTTGAAGCTGACGTTCTTCTTCAGTCAGCAAATTCGGGGTTGTCGGTCGTGAGGGCTTCTGGGCTCTCAGAGCTTCCCAAATATCGACCTCATCTCTTTCACTGCCGGCCTCGAGCAAACTCTGCTGGATAGCGAATTGCAGAAGATCATCTTCCTCTTCAATACTGAATTGCGTACGATCGAGCGCGCCGAGTTTTATGTAACCTGGTGGTGCTTCGAAGCAAATATCATCAACGACGCACGTTGTCCTGGTGCCTTCTTGAATCCTCTTCACGTGCGGCACTTCCTGGTCTAGTCCAAAGATGTTCCCGAAGGTTATTCTCGCATTCAACACATGGAACAGTGGAatttctagtaaaaaaaaaaaaaaacgaatttgtGTTAAAAGGAAACTCGgttgcatttaaattttcttattcgtACCGATTTTAACGGGAAAACCTGAAGGCAGTtgcatttgaataaaattttttagtttagcAAAGTGGGTACTGGATATCGCCATCAGGTCAACGATCGGCATGATCTGTTCCTGAAGACTCAGTGGATACTCTTCTGACAGCCACAAAGTCGCGcggaatttttgaattttggtgTTGACTTCTTTAGGTCGCCCGATGTCGCGGCCATTTAGATCAACATCCGGGTCGAAGTATTCTTCGGGAGTTATGTTTGAATGATTTCCCACATTGATAAATTCTTcctgtaattaattgaattatgatgaaaatattactcttatcaaaaatgttttcaaacaaaagttgtaggaaatttaattttacaaaaaaaatgtctcttatgattttttcttaggactaatacgaaagccgtaatttcaaaattaagattttcataattaacaaaaatttaaatcgttcattatgaatcttaattgtcgaattacggtgaaaatattggctgtataataaaatcataagagacatttttgttataaaattaaatttcctacaactttcgttcaaaaatttttttaataagaccaatattttcgtcgtaatatcaaaaattcgactcaattcatttaaaaaatcttattcctatacaaaaatatctcaTGGCAagcttcaattaaatttaaaaaaaaaaatgctgcggaaatttttaacaaaaaaaaaaaagtaaattaaactCACGCTACACGTAGCACCGCCATTTTCTTCCTGCTGTTGTTCAGCAATACCTAGGAAAGATTGAAGTGGAGTACGGGGTGTATGGCTCCGTACTTTATCTGCCTCAGACAAATGTTCAAGACGTGTCTTAGTGATCAATTCGACATTACTGGCACTGAAGACTTTACACTCGTGGCCATTAATCACTTCACTTTTGTCCGACCTCCACCCCCATATCCCGGCTTTGTTTCTCTCGAAACTTATTTTGTCCGTGTCAACGTAGGTCGTAACTATCGGATTGGTCAGTCGAGCGACGATTCCTTCCTCGGAGGGCGCCATCAGCTGGACATTTTCGTCGTCTATTAATTTCATGTGCTCGACGTAGACTTTTCGTGTCTCATGGTCCACTTCCATCATCGTAGCGCCGtcatctttaattaaataaatcattttataaattacttaaatcacttaattaattcattaatttatatccTACTTCAATATCTACAGTAAAATATAcagcaataattaaaattaaaaggacGGGCTGTGCTGtagatcaaatatttttttttttatcgggtaCTAAATCACCTGGTGTATCTCCAACCATGCGGAAGACATAACTTCGATCGCACCTAATAGTCACAGGTGCACTTGGTACGTCttccattaaatttcataaattgtaAGCAAGACAAAGACAATGCAGAGATAAAGTAAcagacaaaataaataaaacgtgtGAAATTTCAATGCatgtaaagtaaattttttttaataaaaattaaaatattacatgcaaataaaatatttaattatttgataaaataaatacttactcTGGCCTTTGAAGACGTAACTGAGATTACCGCGTTGCCAATTCGCGTGATCGAAACCCAGTAATGTGGTGTCTATTCTTACATTACTTCCTTGTTTGTATACTTTGTAAGTATCACTGGGACACATACGCGATGCCAAGGgaactgaaaattaatatattttattttaataaataattatcattaaaattaaaataataaattaccccAACTAGTAAATTCCCATTTCATTTCAACATAAAAATCCGGTGCTTGTTTTAACTTATGAAGTAATTCAGGGATTCCATCAATCCGATTGCAATATCTCTGATAGTCTCTGCGTGCCAATACCATTTGCAATATCTCTGGATTACCTGTACCCGTTGCTTCCTGGACCACTGAAATCAATCCTCAGTGATAAATCTCATtctcaatataataaatatacagaaaaaaatctcgaccgagtcaagaaaattttaacaaaccTAGAAAACCAGAGTTTCAActcagaaattaaaattaaacttttgatAATATCTCGATGACGTAAAATTAAAGCTGCTATTTTACACAAAATACTAGACGTCATCGAGatgtcaaaagtttcatttcaatttttaatgatctAGAGTTCTCATTTTTGATTCCACGTGgctcaaaaaaatcttgaattGATTCCCGAAGACATTTgtcttccaaaatattttcctaactcgataaatattttttctgtatatataaataattaccactCCATCCTTGCGTATTTTCTGTATAAACATTAGCCTCGTGGTTTAACAAAACCTCCACAGATTCTTTGTAACCCAGCGTTACCGCCAGCATCAAAGGCGACCTGCCTCTAGCATCATGTTTCTCTTTGTCATGCtggaaattaataaacaattcatcaattaattaattacctagCAATAAAACAAACAATCACCAATGACATTAcagtcaaatatatttaaattcaacattaataataaatttatcattgaaattcATACGGCTTCCCAGCAAATACGGCTTCAAATCCCACTTACCCACACAagcataataattaattatgtccaCATCCATCAGcacgaataataattataataactcgCAATAATTAAGACAATTaactcacaaaaaaaattttttatttttaaaccaacTTTAGACCATGAGTGAATTtagcagacaaatttaaaattataaataattaaaaaaaaaatatttataaaaaatgcacttgttagttttgaaattttttaaatgcgcattttttttgaatttaaaaaattttaaatttggcaTGTCTGCTCCATTCTTTTCATCTCTCGACCTTGTCAAATAAATTAGCAGCAATAAATTaccttgaattaattaaataataaagtaattaattattggtgataaaaattacctgattAGTTGACAATACAGTATCAAGCTGATGGTAATCATTATTCCAAACCAGCCAATGCAGTGGATAagtctcttttattttatcaatattcaccatttctaattaaatataaaaataaaactatacccgtaattaaaaattaaatttattatataaatataaaatatattaatattattcaatcTACTTTTAAATCTAATCTTATCATTTATCACCagcaattattataaatataaataataatgataataataatgacagaATGATGAGATGTCACGTTTTAAATGATAACCACGAGGTAGACATTGACACATAACTTAATTTTACAGAATACATAACTAGGTAATGAGCAAATGTCCATTGACAATTGGTCCAACTCAacccaaaaatatttaacaactTTTGCTGCTTATTGTCACGAGTTCGAAATGTTAACTGATAactttcatattattattatattttatatatattattattattatttatttaatgtctcGTGTCACTCAGTGACACTTGTCACTCTGAAGTCGATTCCGGAGCCGGATCTccgataaatattcaaatataaaaaaattaacaaagcgcgcgaaaaaaaaaaaatttgaatttgcaAAAACTCCGACACTTTTTCTCAGcagaatttattataaaaaatagtgaacTAGGTTATGGTCGCTCGAACGGTGGGTGTCTGGCTCGAGAAGAAGACGAGGAGGAGGAGAAAGAGCTGACGGGAGAGAGTCGGAATCGCTCGGACGACGTCGGGTGATTTACTGATCGTTTGACGTCACTGATTAGACCGCCAAGATGGTTGTCAATGTTGATAAGTGGTTACCGTAGGAAATACCAGTGCTCGAGGTGGTTAGCTCTTTAttaacgtttatttatttaaataattagtagtcCTGAGGTTTAACTGCGCTGGCAGAAGGTTATGATGTCTgttaagtgatttattttgttggtgCCTGGATGCAGGCAACacacattaataattaatatattagttattaaataaataaataaatatatatataaaaacgaTGGCGGAGGGTGAGGATGCTGAGTTACGTCGGGCTCTGGATGTCGTCCAGTCAATGATTGAAATTTCAGCAGAGAGATTAGAAGGTCTCAGGACCAAGTGTTCGACTAGCGCTGAATTAACTCAGCAAGAAATTCGAACTCT
This genomic interval carries:
- the LOC103579766 gene encoding ankyrin repeat domain-containing protein 13D is translated as MVNIDKIKETYPLHWLVWNNDYHQLDTVLSTNQHDKEKHDARGRSPLMLAVTLGYKESVEVLLNHEANVYTENTQGWSVVQEATGTGNPEILQMVLARRDYQRYCNRIDGIPELLHKLKQAPDFYVEMKWEFTSWVPLASRMCPSDTYKVYKQGSNVRIDTTLLGFDHANWQRGNLSYVFKGQNDGATMMEVDHETRKVYVEHMKLIDDENVQLMAPSEEGIVARLTNPIVTTYVDTDKISFERNKAGIWGWRSDKSEVINGHECKVFSASNVELITKTRLEHLSEADKVRSHTPRTPLQSFLGIAEQQQEENGGATCSEEFINVGNHSNITPEEYFDPDVDLNGRDIGRPKEVNTKIQKFRATLWLSEEYPLSLQEQIMPIVDLMAISSTHFAKLKNFIQMQLPSGFPVKIEIPLFHVLNARITFGNIFGLDQEVPHVKRIQEGTRTTCVVDDICFEAPPGYIKLGALDRTQFSIEEEDDLLQFAIQQSLLEAGSERDEVDIWEALRAQKPSRPTTPNLLTEEERQLQRAIQESLELYQETAESLGENGRTSSRSNIIDGHEIGNNELIEDPTADQLKIAMRLSEQQQLEDEQRRLLEEETFRQVLELSLTDK
- the LOC103579765 gene encoding protein lin-37 homolog isoform X1; the encoded protein is MGKKRSIQNVSAKSIKIEVKDEINDNEVLVARDRLKGALRELLRNSDEGSSAESADEVPPPEMKPTPVKKSKPPPTRKIKRRKQLPADQLFHHTYVMKLFDRSVDLAQFREDTPLYPICRAWLANQPRNPNLVPKVRTPSPEIVDELHTDHNLEDSNGELRDVFNLPLPKPAEEAFPRNRIPSPTPQPKEKLDLNYEGKTLKSKETLMKSHRLHWNSVRRKWHQQAQKNEKRFQKSANILETIFKRAQSEFE
- the LOC103579765 gene encoding protein lin-37 homolog isoform X2 → MGKKRSIQNVSAKSIKIEVKDEIRALRELLRNSDEGSSAESADEVPPPEMKPTPVKKSKPPPTRKIKRRKQLPADQLFHHTYVMKLFDRSVDLAQFREDTPLYPICRAWLANQPRNPNLVPKVRTPSPEIVDELHTDHNLEDSNGELRDVFNLPLPKPAEEAFPRNRIPSPTPQPKEKLDLNYEGKTLKSKETLMKSHRLHWNSVRRKWHQQAQKNEKRFQKSANILETIFKRAQSEFE